CACCCCCATGCTTGGCGACCTGATGCTGCATCTGATCGGCGATACCCGCCAGTTGTTTCATCGCGGGCAAATGCTGCTCGAAATGGTCCAGTGGCCCCTTCGACTCGAATTGGCCACCATGATCGAACAGGGACAGGCCATCCTTGACAAGATCGAGGAAAATGGCGGCAACACCCTGCGATCAAAACCGCAACTCTCCCCGTGGAATCGAGTCAATTGTCTGTTTCGCGCCCTCGGTCGTTCCTCTTCGACCCAACCGCCCTGACGAACCGGAACAATGGATGGCTCCGAGAAAAATGTCCTCATCCCTTGAGCCCGGCAAAAAACCGTCCCACCGCTTCCGCCCCCTGGGCGCGATGGATTTCGATGGCAGCACTTCCGACCACGGCCAGTTCGACCTTTCCAATCAGACTTTGCACATCCGCCGTCGCGCGAACACCGAACCCCAAAGCCAGGGGAACACCCGTTGCCCGACGGCACCGACCAAGAAAATCCATCAACCGGGGGTCGAATTCGGTATGCTGTCCAGTCACCCCGCGTCGGGCAACACAGTAAACCAGCCCCGAGGCATGCCGGCCCAGGGTTTCCAGGCGATTCCCGGGCGTCGTCGGAGTAAACAGGTGGATCCAGTCCAGCGTTCCCTTGCCATGGATCCGACACCATTCCATGGCCGGCCCCGCCTCGTCGAAAGGAAGATCGGGAACGATCAGACCACGGACGCCCATCGCGGCCGCTTCCTTGATGAAGGATTCCATCCCCCGGGCCAAGAGAATGTTCAAATAAGTCATGATCAGAATGGGAATGGGATAGCGGCGGACGCTCTCGGCAATCAACTTCAACCCCTCCGCGACACGGAACCCCCCCTTGAGCGACTCCTGATTGGCATGCGCGATCACCGGACCATCGGCGATGGGTTCGGAAAAGGGAATCTGCAATTCGATGACATGCACCCCCGCCGCCACCATTTGATCCATCACCTTCCGGTTTTCCTCCAGGGACGGATATCCCAACACCAGATGGGACATGATCTGGATGGGGTCGGAACGCGAACGAATGCATTCCTCAAGGAAACTTGGAGCGGCGGCGGTCATGTTCATCCCTTCCGAGCAAAAAGAAGTATTTTCGAAAATGTGTCCCATGGAACAATCGATCGATGTGTCAATCGGCGCGGTACTGCCGACTCTTTTCCACGATGAATGCACGCCATCCCGGATCATCGAGGGCGTCGGCGATGGTGAAGATGTCCTTGTCGCCGCGTCCCGAAAGATTGATGATCACGACCGAATCCGGCGGCATGGAGGAAATTTCGGAGAAGGCGCCGGCAACGGCATGGGTCGATTCCAGGGCGCCGATCAATCCTTCGAAACGCATCAGTTTTTTCAGTGCCAGGACGACCTCCTGGTTGTTGGCCGCGGCAAAGCGGACCCGCCCCCGCTCATGAAGATCGGCCAGAATCGGCGATACCCCCACATAGTCCAGTCCGGCGGCCACGGAATGGGTTTCACACATCTGTCCGTCATCGTCCTGGAGGAATCGTGTCCGGTAACCGTGGGCGACCCCCACCCGGCCATCTCCCGAGGCCAGACGCGCCGCATGGCGTCCCGAGTCAAGCCCCTCCCCACCCGCCTCGACCCCCACCAGTTCCACCTGGGGATCCTCCAGGAACCCCTGGAAAATGCCCATGGCATTGGAACCGCCGCCAACACAGGCATAGACCCGGTCCGGAAGACGTCCGGCCTGCTGGAGAATCTGTTTTCTGGCCTCGATGCCGATGATCGACTGAAACCAGGAAACCATTTCGGGAAAGGGATGCGCCCCACAGGCGGTACCCAGGACATAGTGGGTGTCATCCATGCTCCCGACCCAGTCGCGCATGGCCTCGTTGATGGCATCCTTGAGGGTGCGCGAGCCGGAATGGACCGGGACCACATCGGCCCCCAACTGCTGCATCCAGAAAACGTTGGGGCGTTGCCGCTCCACATCCTTGGCCCCCATGTAGATGACACATTCGAATCCCATGCGCGCCGCCATGGTGGCGGTGGCGACGCCATGTTGTCCGGCCCCGGTTTCGGCGATGACCCGCCTCTTGCCCATCCGCCGCACCAGCAACCCCTGCCCCATGACGTTGTTGGCCTTGTGGGCGCCGGTTTGATTCAGATCCTCGCGTTTGATATAGATCTTCCTGCCAAAATGTCGTGACAGATTTTCCGCGAAGGTCAGAGGGGTCGGGCGGCCCGAATAGTTCTCCATCACATCGAGATATTCCCGCCAGAAATGGGGGTCGGCGCGCGCCTCTTCATAGGAGGCGGTGAGACGGCGAAAAGTCTCGTGCAGAATTTCCGGTATATAAGCCCCGCCAAAGGTGCCAAAATAGCCTTTTTTCATCATCGATCCCTGGATAAGGTTTGGTCCTGGACCGCCCCACTATAGCCCCTTGCACGGCCTCGGGGAAAGTGAATGCCTCATGGAACGCAAACAACCGATGCCAAACCTGGCTGCGGGGATACGAAGTCAAAACCCCAAGGAGTTGCCCATGAACAGGATTTGGCACGATTTTGGCGCATATTTAACAGTAATATATTGTATTTTAATCGGGGTAAAATCGACGAGACATTGCTTTCGCGTTTGGTTGGCAGCATGATTGGGCATATGGCCCACGACGAAAAGGGGGGTGCTGCTTCACTAAAAAGGAGCAGGAAATCGGCAAAACAAGCCGGGAAGTCCGACACACCACCAGAGGAACACCCTCCTGCCGTGGAAGATCGACTGGAGCCGTTGCCAATTTCAGGAAGTCCTGCATGAAGCCGCGTCTTTACCTGGAAACGAGCATCATCAGCTACCTGGCTGCGTTACCAAGTCGGGATCTGATCGTTGCCGCCCATCAACAGATCACGCACGAATGGTGGAATGAACGACGTGATCGATACGAACTATACGTGTCGGAATTGGTCATACAAGAAATTGAAATGGGAAATCGCGATGCAGCGCAAAGACGGTTGTCTCTGGTGGTGTCCGTTCCTGTTTTAAGGCTTGATGATGCGACGATCCTGCTTGGTGAGAACTTACACAGGCTTGCGAATCTACCAAAAAAAGCGGAAGCAGACGGATTACATATTGCTTTGGCAGCCTCCCATTGTATGGATTTCTTGCTGACGTGGAATTGTCGCCATATCGCAAATGGCAGAACCAAACGTGCTATCGATAACGCATTGCATGCACAAATGATGGTACCTCCTATAATCGTCACACCCGAGGAACTGCCAGAGGAAGATTGAATATGTGGACCGATCCGATTGTTGAAGAAGTTCGTAAAAACCGAGAAGAGTTTGCCGCTCGATTCAATTTTGATTTGCGCGCCATGGGTAAAGCATTGCAAGAACGGGAAAAAATATCTTGCAGGAAAATGATTTCCCCGGTTTCGGAAGGTCTGAATGGAACCAACGAAATTGTTGAAGAAATTTCTGTTCCGGATATCCGGGGAAATGCCGGGGATACCCATTGTCCAAAGCCGTAGCATGAAAGACCTTCTTTTTCTCTGTCATCGAATTCCCTACCCTCCCAACAAGGGAGACAAGGTGCGTTCCTACCATCTGTTGCGCTTTCTGGAACGCCATTACCGCGTTCATCTCGGGGCGTTCATCGACGATCCGACCGATCGGGACCATGGGTCAACCGTGAAGGAATGGTGTGGCGGAGAAACCTTTTGGGCGACGTTGCGCCCGAGGATGCAAAAAATGCGCGCCCTTCGTGCCCTCGGCGGAAACGATGCCCTGACCTTTCATTACTATGCCCACACGGGGATGGAACGCTGGGTCGATGACATGATGCAGCGCTACCAGATTCCCCGAATCCTGGTCTATTCCGCCGCCCCCAGCCGTTTTGTCCTCAAGAATTGGCCACACCGCCCCAGACGCATCATCGATCTGGTCGATGTCGATTCGGAAAAATGGCGGCAGTATGCGCAAAACAGCCGCGGGCCGATGCAGCTGCTGTATTCCCGCGAGGCGCGAACCCTGCTCGAAGCGGAACAAACCATCGCCCGAACCTTCGATGCCACCCTGTTCGTCAGCCAGGCGGAAGCGGAACTCTTCACCCATCTGACGCCCGAATCCTCCGAACGAATCAACTTCTGGGAAAACGGAGTGGACAGCGATTATTTCGATCCGCTCCTTCCCAGTCCCAATCCCTATGGCCCCGGAGAAACGCTCGTCTTCACCGGCGCCATGGACTATCCCCCCAACGTCCAGGCGGTCCTGTGGTTCGCCGAGCGGGTGTTTGGCATGATCCGCCAGAAGGCGCCGACCACCCGGTTCGCCATCGTCGGTGCCCGTCCCACCCGGGCGGTGCAAAAACTTGGCCGTCGGGCGGGAATCGAAGTCATCGGCGCCGTCCCCGACATCCGTCCCTACCTTGCCCATGCCCGAATCGCCGTTGCCCCTCTGCTCATCGCCCGCGGGGTGCAGAACAAGGTCCTGGAAGCGATGGCCATGGCCAAACCGGTCATCGCCACCCCCCAGGCCATGGAGGGGATCCGTCATCATTCCCCCCTGCACCATTGGGTCACCGACATTCCGGAACTCTTTGCCCATTATGCCCTCAAACTGCTCGACCCCGTCGAAGGAACCCCCAGGGTTGCCGAATACGGCCAGATGGGACGACAGTTCGTGCGCACCTTCTACCACTGGGACACCAATCTGCAAAAAGTGCTCACCATTCTGGAAGGGTAATCCATGCGGATCGTTCATCTGCTCCATCGCCTGGATGTCGGGGGACTGGAAACGGTCGTGGTCAACCTGATCGACCGTCTTCCACGCGACCGGTTCGAACATCACGTCGTCGCCCTGACCCGATGCACCTCCTTCAAGAACAGAATCGACAACCCCCAGGTCCGGTTTTACGAGCTGAACAAGAAAGAGGGCAAGGACTGGATCGTCTGGTTCAATCTTTGGAAACTGTTGCGCCGCATCCAACCTGA
The sequence above is drawn from the Magnetococcales bacterium genome and encodes:
- a CDS encoding tryptophan synthase subunit alpha gives rise to the protein MNMTAAAPSFLEECIRSRSDPIQIMSHLVLGYPSLEENRKVMDQMVAAGVHVIELQIPFSEPIADGPVIAHANQESLKGGFRVAEGLKLIAESVRRYPIPILIMTYLNILLARGMESFIKEAAAMGVRGLIVPDLPFDEAGPAMEWCRIHGKGTLDWIHLFTPTTPGNRLETLGRHASGLVYCVARRGVTGQHTEFDPRLMDFLGRCRRATGVPLALGFGVRATADVQSLIGKVELAVVGSAAIEIHRAQGAEAVGRFFAGLKG
- the trpB gene encoding tryptophan synthase subunit beta translates to MMKKGYFGTFGGAYIPEILHETFRRLTASYEEARADPHFWREYLDVMENYSGRPTPLTFAENLSRHFGRKIYIKREDLNQTGAHKANNVMGQGLLVRRMGKRRVIAETGAGQHGVATATMAARMGFECVIYMGAKDVERQRPNVFWMQQLGADVVPVHSGSRTLKDAINEAMRDWVGSMDDTHYVLGTACGAHPFPEMVSWFQSIIGIEARKQILQQAGRLPDRVYACVGGGSNAMGIFQGFLEDPQVELVGVEAGGEGLDSGRHAARLASGDGRVGVAHGYRTRFLQDDDGQMCETHSVAAGLDYVGVSPILADLHERGRVRFAAANNQEVVLALKKLMRFEGLIGALESTHAVAGAFSEISSMPPDSVVIINLSGRGDKDIFTIADALDDPGWRAFIVEKSRQYRAD
- a CDS encoding type II toxin-antitoxin system VapC family toxin produces the protein MKPRLYLETSIISYLAALPSRDLIVAAHQQITHEWWNERRDRYELYVSELVIQEIEMGNRDAAQRRLSLVVSVPVLRLDDATILLGENLHRLANLPKKAEADGLHIALAASHCMDFLLTWNCRHIANGRTKRAIDNALHAQMMVPPIIVTPEELPEED
- a CDS encoding TIGR03087 family PEP-CTERM/XrtA system glycosyltransferase; its protein translation is MKDLLFLCHRIPYPPNKGDKVRSYHLLRFLERHYRVHLGAFIDDPTDRDHGSTVKEWCGGETFWATLRPRMQKMRALRALGGNDALTFHYYAHTGMERWVDDMMQRYQIPRILVYSAAPSRFVLKNWPHRPRRIIDLVDVDSEKWRQYAQNSRGPMQLLYSREARTLLEAEQTIARTFDATLFVSQAEAELFTHLTPESSERINFWENGVDSDYFDPLLPSPNPYGPGETLVFTGAMDYPPNVQAVLWFAERVFGMIRQKAPTTRFAIVGARPTRAVQKLGRRAGIEVIGAVPDIRPYLAHARIAVAPLLIARGVQNKVLEAMAMAKPVIATPQAMEGIRHHSPLHHWVTDIPELFAHYALKLLDPVEGTPRVAEYGQMGRQFVRTFYHWDTNLQKVLTILEG